From the Leifsonia sp. AG29 genome, one window contains:
- a CDS encoding dihydrofolate reductase family protein: MGTISVHEFVSLDGVFEDPSWTVPFGFDPDMGEDIARLTRSSDAILLGRRTFEMFAPAWSGRTADDDPGAPFFNDTPKAVVSGNLDDAAAERTWRNSRSLGAYDAGRIREFKDSVTGGIYISGSGALVRALLADGLVDALHLFVYPLVRGTGARLFPEGSAETVLRLRQYDAYDNGVLHLIYSRA, encoded by the coding sequence ATGGGTACGATCAGCGTCCACGAGTTCGTGTCGCTCGACGGCGTCTTCGAGGACCCGAGCTGGACGGTCCCGTTCGGGTTCGACCCGGACATGGGCGAGGACATCGCGCGGCTCACCCGCTCGTCCGACGCGATCCTGCTCGGGCGTCGCACGTTCGAGATGTTCGCCCCGGCTTGGTCGGGCCGCACGGCCGACGACGACCCGGGCGCGCCCTTCTTCAACGACACCCCGAAGGCGGTGGTCTCGGGTAACCTCGACGACGCCGCGGCTGAGCGCACCTGGCGCAACTCGCGCTCGCTGGGCGCCTACGATGCGGGGCGCATCCGCGAGTTCAAGGACAGCGTCACGGGAGGGATCTACATCAGCGGCAGTGGGGCCCTCGTGCGCGCCCTCCTCGCCGACGGCCTCGTCGACGCCCTCCACCTCTTCGTGTACCCGCTCGTCCGCGGCACCGGTGCGCGGCTGTTCCCAGAGGGGAGCGCCGAGACGGTGCTCCGGCTCCGGCAGTACGACGCCTACGACAACGGCGTGCTGCATCTCATCTACTCGCGGGCGTGA
- a CDS encoding ABC transporter ATP-binding protein: MTLLRLSLRYARPYWRSVSAVVVLQLIATLAALFLPTLNAQIIDKGVLRGDTDFIWRTGGLMLIVCFGQVAAAITATYFGARASMSTGRDLRRAFYRKVDDLPALDLARWGMPTLITRNTNDVQQVQMLLLMTLNFMVSTPIMCVAGIILAVQVDAGLSWLIWVSVAVLFVVVGVLVALLLPMFREMQSRIDGVNGVIREQIVGIRVIRAFVREKFETGRYDDANAALTRISVRVGNIFVLMFPVIMLILNAATAAVLWFGAERVNTGEIQIGALTAFLQYLLQILVAVMMGVFMAMMIPRAMVCAERIDEVLGAVPSHRGADAAAALPAGGRVQVEGVTFGYPGAEKPVLNDVTFAAEPGQVTAIVGSTGSGKSTLVSVIADLFTPQQGRVRIGGVPVDALTREQLSGVLGLVPQRPYLFSGTIASNLRFGRPDATDAELWEALRVAQADGFVRAKENGLDERIAQGGTNVSGGQRQRLCIARALVARPKVFLFDDSFSALDVATDARLRRALAQSTGDATVIVVAQRVSTIREADRIIVMDDGRVVGSGTHDELLETNETYREIVESQLSLEVA, encoded by the coding sequence GTGACCCTCCTCCGTCTATCGCTCCGTTATGCGCGCCCGTACTGGCGCTCGGTGAGCGCGGTCGTCGTCCTACAGCTGATCGCGACGCTGGCCGCCCTGTTCCTGCCGACCCTCAACGCCCAGATCATCGACAAGGGCGTCCTCCGCGGTGACACCGACTTCATCTGGCGGACCGGGGGCCTCATGCTCATCGTCTGCTTCGGCCAGGTGGCTGCTGCGATCACGGCCACCTACTTCGGTGCCCGCGCCTCCATGTCGACGGGCCGCGACCTGCGTCGCGCCTTCTACCGCAAGGTCGACGACCTCCCGGCCCTCGACCTCGCGCGGTGGGGCATGCCCACTCTCATCACCCGCAACACGAACGACGTGCAGCAGGTGCAGATGCTGCTCCTCATGACTCTGAACTTCATGGTGTCGACGCCGATCATGTGCGTGGCGGGCATCATCCTCGCCGTACAGGTCGACGCCGGGCTCTCGTGGCTGATCTGGGTCTCGGTCGCGGTCCTCTTCGTCGTCGTCGGCGTCCTCGTCGCCCTGCTCCTCCCGATGTTCCGCGAGATGCAGAGCCGGATCGACGGCGTCAACGGCGTCATCCGCGAGCAGATCGTCGGCATCCGCGTGATCCGCGCGTTCGTCCGCGAGAAGTTCGAGACCGGCCGCTACGACGACGCCAACGCCGCGCTCACGCGCATCTCGGTGCGGGTGGGGAACATCTTCGTCCTGATGTTCCCCGTGATCATGCTCATCCTCAATGCCGCAACGGCCGCGGTGCTGTGGTTCGGCGCGGAGCGCGTCAACACCGGCGAGATCCAGATCGGTGCGCTCACCGCCTTCCTGCAATACCTCCTCCAGATCCTCGTCGCGGTCATGATGGGCGTCTTCATGGCGATGATGATCCCGCGGGCGATGGTGTGCGCCGAGCGCATCGACGAGGTCCTCGGAGCTGTCCCGTCGCACCGGGGGGCCGACGCGGCGGCAGCGCTTCCGGCCGGCGGCCGCGTGCAGGTCGAGGGCGTCACCTTCGGCTATCCCGGTGCCGAGAAGCCGGTCCTGAACGACGTCACCTTCGCCGCCGAGCCCGGCCAGGTGACCGCCATCGTCGGGTCGACCGGTTCCGGCAAGAGCACGCTCGTCTCCGTCATCGCCGATCTCTTCACGCCCCAGCAGGGCCGGGTGCGGATCGGCGGTGTCCCCGTCGACGCGCTGACCCGCGAGCAGCTCTCCGGCGTGCTGGGTCTGGTGCCGCAGCGGCCCTACCTCTTCTCGGGCACGATCGCCTCCAATCTCCGCTTCGGCCGGCCCGACGCGACCGACGCCGAACTGTGGGAGGCGCTCCGCGTCGCCCAGGCCGACGGCTTCGTCCGCGCGAAGGAGAACGGCCTCGACGAGAGGATCGCCCAGGGCGGCACCAACGTCTCGGGCGGCCAGCGCCAGCGGCTGTGCATCGCGCGCGCTCTGGTCGCGCGTCCGAAGGTGTTCCTGTTCGACGACTCGTTCTCGGCGCTCGACGTCGCCACCGACGCCCGGCTGAGACGCGCCCTCGCACAATCCACCGGCGACGCCACGGTGATCGTCGTCGCGCAGCGCGTCTCCACCATCCGTGAGGCCGACCGGATCATCGTCATGGACGACGGCCGCGTCGTCGGCAGCGGCACGCACGACGAGCTGCTCGAGACCAACGAGACCTACCGCGAGATCGTCGAATCGCAGCTGAGCCTGGAGGTGGCCTGA
- a CDS encoding ABC transporter ATP-binding protein, whose translation MTRTDQRKNRRRPAEEPTATAIVLDELEEEYDFTPGESDGDMFGGAPAKKAQHFWPSFGRLLGLLRPEWLGMVFVTLLTVVSVALVVIAPKLLGQATDIIVQGFTSSAQGGAGIDFVALGRLLMIVLAFYIAASLLQWWQGYLLNGLVMRVVYHLRESVEAKLNRLPLSYFDTRQRGDLMSRVTNDVDNIQTALQQAFSQLIQSVLTVLGIGIMMFIVSWQLALIALISIPLSGIIAGVIGSRSQKLFKAQWASTGALNGHIEESYSGLDLVRSFGRDEVMLEEFDRRNDKLHRSMVGAQFVSGMIMPAMNFVSYLSYVLIAVVGSLRVTAGQMTIGDVTAFIQYSREFSQPVGQIAGMANMLQSGVASAERTFEFLDSEEQSADTEAEHLPERADGRVELEHVDFSYDPETELIRDLSLSVQPGQTVAIVGPTGAGKTTLVNLIMRFYELNAGAIRLDGVDTTHLSRAELRGQVGMVLQDAWLFSGTIRENIRYGRLDATDDEVIAAAKATMVDRFVRQLPDGYDTLIDSDGGNVSAGERQLITIARAFIANPSLLILDEATSSVDTRTELLVQHAMAALRTDRTSFVIAHRLSTIRDAHTILVMENGRIVEQGDHATLLERRGAYYDLYMTQFRGDDAESELALQEGVTAGAPAS comes from the coding sequence ATGACCCGGACCGACCAGCGCAAGAACCGACGTCGCCCCGCCGAGGAGCCGACCGCCACCGCGATCGTCCTCGACGAGCTCGAGGAGGAGTACGACTTCACGCCGGGCGAGTCCGACGGTGACATGTTCGGCGGAGCCCCCGCCAAGAAGGCGCAGCACTTCTGGCCCTCCTTCGGTCGTCTGCTCGGCCTCCTCCGGCCCGAATGGCTCGGGATGGTCTTCGTGACGCTGCTCACGGTGGTCTCGGTCGCCCTCGTGGTGATCGCGCCGAAGCTGCTGGGTCAGGCCACCGACATCATCGTGCAGGGCTTCACGAGCTCCGCACAGGGCGGAGCCGGCATCGATTTCGTCGCCCTCGGGCGTCTCCTCATGATCGTTCTCGCCTTCTACATCGCTGCGTCGCTGCTCCAGTGGTGGCAGGGCTACCTGCTGAACGGGCTGGTGATGCGGGTGGTCTACCACCTGCGCGAGTCGGTGGAGGCGAAGCTCAACCGCCTCCCCCTGAGCTACTTCGACACGCGTCAGCGCGGCGACCTCATGTCGCGGGTGACCAACGACGTCGACAACATCCAGACCGCGCTGCAGCAGGCGTTCTCGCAGCTCATCCAGTCGGTGCTGACCGTCCTCGGCATCGGGATCATGATGTTCATCGTGTCGTGGCAGCTCGCCCTGATCGCGCTGATCTCCATTCCGCTCTCCGGCATCATCGCCGGCGTGATCGGCTCCCGCTCGCAGAAGCTGTTCAAAGCGCAGTGGGCTTCGACCGGCGCGCTCAACGGGCACATCGAGGAGTCGTACTCCGGCCTCGACCTCGTGCGCTCGTTCGGCCGCGACGAGGTCATGCTCGAGGAGTTCGACCGCCGGAACGACAAGCTCCACCGGTCGATGGTCGGAGCCCAGTTCGTCTCGGGCATGATCATGCCCGCGATGAACTTCGTCTCCTACCTCTCGTACGTGCTCATCGCCGTCGTCGGCAGCCTGCGCGTCACGGCCGGCCAGATGACCATCGGAGACGTCACCGCCTTCATCCAGTACTCGCGGGAGTTCTCGCAGCCGGTCGGCCAGATCGCCGGCATGGCCAACATGCTGCAGTCCGGGGTCGCCTCGGCGGAGCGCACGTTCGAGTTCCTCGACTCGGAGGAGCAGTCGGCCGACACGGAGGCCGAGCACCTCCCGGAGCGCGCCGACGGCCGGGTGGAGCTCGAGCACGTCGACTTCTCGTACGACCCCGAGACGGAGCTCATCCGCGACCTGTCCCTGTCCGTCCAGCCGGGCCAGACGGTGGCCATCGTCGGCCCGACCGGCGCCGGCAAGACGACCCTCGTCAACCTCATCATGCGGTTCTACGAGCTCAACGCCGGAGCGATCCGCCTCGACGGCGTCGACACCACGCACCTGTCGCGCGCGGAGCTCCGCGGCCAGGTCGGGATGGTCCTCCAGGACGCGTGGCTGTTCTCCGGCACCATCCGCGAGAACATCCGCTACGGGCGGCTCGACGCCACCGACGACGAGGTGATCGCGGCGGCCAAGGCCACCATGGTCGACCGGTTCGTGCGCCAGCTCCCCGACGGTTACGACACCCTCATCGACTCCGACGGCGGCAACGTCTCCGCGGGTGAGCGCCAGCTCATCACGATCGCCCGCGCCTTCATCGCCAACCCGTCGCTGCTCATCCTCGACGAGGCCACGTCATCGGTCGACACGCGCACCGAGCTGCTCGTGCAGCACGCCATGGCCGCGCTGCGCACCGACCGCACCTCGTTCGTGATCGCGCACCGCCTCTCGACGATCCGCGACGCGCACACGATCCTCGTCATGGAGAACGGCCGCATCGTCGAGCAGGGAGACCACGCCACCCTCCTCGAGCGCCGCGGAGCGTACTACGACCTCTACATGACGCAGTTCCGAGGCGACGACGCCGAATCCGAGCTCGCCCTGCAGGAGGGCGTGACCGCGGGAGCCCCTGCGTCGTAA
- a CDS encoding Fe-S cluster assembly protein HesB produces the protein MLTLTENASTIVKTLTEQAPQDDAGLRISSSNPEHTAFAAEVAATPDPADQVVESGGARLFLEPGAAVALDDKVLDASVDDQGGVSFAIGALA, from the coding sequence ATGCTCACCCTCACGGAGAACGCCAGCACGATCGTCAAGACACTGACGGAGCAGGCACCGCAAGACGACGCTGGCCTGCGGATCAGCAGCAGCAACCCGGAGCACACGGCCTTCGCGGCGGAGGTGGCCGCCACCCCCGACCCGGCCGACCAGGTCGTCGAGTCGGGAGGCGCGCGCCTCTTCCTCGAGCCGGGCGCAGCGGTGGCGCTCGACGACAAGGTCCTCGACGCGTCGGTCGACGACCAGGGCGGTGTGAGCTTCGCCATCGGCGCACTCGCCTGA
- a CDS encoding type 1 glutamine amidotransferase domain-containing protein has protein sequence MAVNDKTIAFLVGPEGIEQAELTGPWQAITEAGGTAKLISKDAGEVQAFNHLTPADTFQVDVTLDQADASQYDGLVLPGGVANGDQVRMFPEAVSLVKAFADAGKPIAVICHGGWVLVEAGVVDGRTLTSWPSLQTDYRNAGATWVDEEVVVDDGPFTLISSRKPDDIPAFNRELLAAFE, from the coding sequence ATGGCAGTGAATGACAAGACGATCGCTTTCCTGGTCGGCCCCGAGGGCATCGAGCAGGCGGAGCTGACCGGCCCGTGGCAGGCGATCACCGAGGCTGGCGGGACCGCGAAGCTGATCTCGAAGGACGCGGGCGAGGTCCAGGCCTTCAACCACCTGACCCCGGCCGACACCTTCCAAGTGGACGTGACGCTCGACCAGGCGGACGCCTCCCAGTACGACGGGCTGGTGCTCCCGGGAGGTGTGGCCAACGGCGACCAGGTCCGGATGTTCCCCGAAGCGGTGTCGCTGGTGAAGGCGTTCGCCGACGCCGGCAAGCCGATCGCGGTGATCTGCCACGGCGGCTGGGTGCTCGTCGAGGCGGGCGTCGTCGACGGGCGCACCCTGACCAGCTGGCCGAGCCTCCAGACCGACTATCGGAACGCGGGCGCCACATGGGTGGACGAGGAGGTCGTGGTGGACGACGGTCCGTTCACGCTGATCTCGTCGCGCAAGCCGGACGACATCCCGGCATTCAACCGGGAGCTCCTCGCCGCGTTCGAGTGA
- a CDS encoding aldo/keto reductase: MTTIPQVTLNDGNAIPQLGFGVYKIPEDQTPEAVLAALEAGYRHIDTAAFYGNERGVGEGIRRSGLDRGDVFVTSKVWWTENGYDSTLRSFDASLERLGFDTIDLFLIHWPAPRSDKYVETWRALERVHEEGRARSIGVANFHTHHLERLARETATVPVVNQVELHPWLPQAGVRRYDAAHGIATEAWSPLARGRILQDPTLERVASKHGVTPAQVVIRWELQLGVIVIPKSTTPERIRQNIDVFGFELDGDDLDAIAALETGERTGKDPDDLG, translated from the coding sequence ATGACAACCATTCCGCAGGTCACTCTCAACGACGGCAATGCCATCCCTCAGCTCGGCTTCGGCGTGTACAAGATCCCCGAGGACCAGACACCGGAGGCGGTGCTCGCCGCGCTGGAGGCGGGCTACCGGCACATCGACACGGCCGCCTTCTACGGGAACGAGCGCGGAGTGGGCGAAGGGATCCGGCGCAGCGGCCTCGACCGCGGCGACGTCTTCGTGACGAGCAAGGTCTGGTGGACCGAGAACGGCTACGACTCGACCCTCCGCTCGTTCGACGCGAGCCTCGAGCGACTCGGCTTCGACACCATCGACCTCTTCCTCATCCACTGGCCCGCACCGCGCAGCGACAAGTACGTCGAGACGTGGCGTGCGCTCGAACGGGTTCACGAGGAGGGGCGGGCCCGCTCGATCGGGGTCGCCAACTTCCACACGCACCACCTCGAGCGCCTCGCCCGCGAGACCGCCACCGTGCCCGTCGTCAACCAGGTCGAGCTGCACCCGTGGCTGCCCCAGGCGGGGGTGCGGAGGTACGACGCCGCGCACGGCATCGCGACGGAGGCATGGTCGCCGCTGGCCCGCGGCAGGATCCTGCAGGACCCGACCCTCGAGCGGGTCGCATCCAAGCACGGCGTGACCCCGGCACAGGTGGTGATCCGCTGGGAACTGCAGCTCGGCGTGATCGTCATCCCCAAGTCGACGACCCCCGAGCGGATCCGCCAGAACATCGACGTCTTCGGCTTCGAGCTCGACGGCGACGACCTCGACGCCATCGCGGCCCTTGAGACCGGCGAGCGAACCGGCAAGGACCCGGACGACCTCGGCTGA
- a CDS encoding S9 family peptidase, which translates to MLTPPTAPKHPVARAHHGDVYVDDYEWMREKDDPAVIAHLHEENAYTNARTEHLALLREQIFDEIKARTRETDLSVPTREGEWWYYTRTVEGKQYGIHCRAPIAAPDDWTPPSLDEQAQREGLPGEQVLLDDNAEAEGHEFYALGSFDVSADGTRLLYAVDTEGDERYTLRVRSLTDDGAVFPDEIAGTASGALFDQTGEYIFYTTVDESWRPDTVWRHRVGDGPGTADAQVFHEPDERYWIGVGLTRSRRYLVIEAGSNVTSESRLLRSDDPTGEFRVVWPRKEGVEYDIEHVVVGGRDRLLIVHNDGAVNFELVSVAADDPEGPRRTLLPHDPAVRLEGVDAFRDFVALEYRREGMTRVAVARLPEGAAAEGGAGAAADDTLHELPFEEELFTVGLRGNPEWEQPYLRLGYGSFVTPSSVYDYDVRTGELHLRKQQPVLGEFDPELFAQRREWAVASDGTRIPVSLVYRRDLVTPGEPAPLVLYGYGSYEASMDPSFSIPRLSLLDRGVVFAIAHVRGGGELGRLWYEHGKKLHKKNTFTDFVAAARHLVDQGWTSPDRLAAQGGSAGGLLMGAVANLAPRTFAGVLAEVPFVDPLTSILDPSLPLTVIEWDEWGDPLHDEDVYFYMKSYSPLENVHPHPYPRILAITSLNDTRVLYVEPAKWVAKLRDVAQADALLKIEMAAGHGGVSGRYAAWRERAFALAWLLDVVGAHPSGE; encoded by the coding sequence ATGCTCACCCCGCCCACCGCACCGAAGCACCCCGTCGCGCGCGCCCACCACGGCGATGTCTACGTCGACGACTACGAGTGGATGCGCGAGAAGGACGACCCCGCCGTCATCGCGCACCTCCACGAGGAGAACGCGTACACGAACGCGAGGACCGAGCACCTGGCACTGCTACGCGAGCAGATCTTCGACGAGATCAAGGCCCGGACGCGCGAGACGGACCTGAGCGTCCCCACCCGCGAGGGCGAGTGGTGGTACTACACGCGGACCGTGGAGGGGAAGCAGTACGGCATCCACTGCCGCGCCCCGATCGCGGCCCCCGACGATTGGACGCCTCCGTCGCTCGACGAGCAGGCGCAGCGGGAGGGTCTGCCCGGCGAGCAGGTCCTGCTCGACGACAACGCGGAGGCGGAGGGGCACGAGTTCTACGCGCTCGGCAGTTTCGACGTCAGCGCCGACGGCACGCGGCTGCTCTACGCGGTCGACACGGAGGGCGACGAACGGTACACGCTGCGTGTCCGGTCCCTGACGGACGACGGTGCCGTGTTCCCGGACGAGATCGCGGGAACGGCGTCCGGCGCCCTGTTCGACCAGACCGGCGAATACATCTTCTACACGACCGTCGACGAGTCGTGGCGACCGGACACCGTCTGGCGGCACCGGGTGGGCGACGGGCCGGGGACCGCCGATGCGCAGGTGTTCCACGAGCCCGACGAGCGGTACTGGATCGGGGTCGGGCTCACCCGCAGCCGCCGGTACCTGGTGATCGAGGCCGGGTCGAACGTCACGAGCGAGAGCCGGCTGCTGCGCTCCGACGACCCCACGGGCGAGTTCCGCGTCGTCTGGCCGCGCAAGGAGGGGGTCGAGTACGACATCGAGCACGTCGTCGTGGGCGGCCGCGACCGCCTCCTCATCGTGCACAACGACGGCGCCGTGAACTTCGAGCTGGTGAGCGTCGCCGCCGACGACCCGGAGGGGCCGCGTCGCACGCTCCTCCCCCACGACCCCGCCGTGCGCCTGGAGGGAGTCGACGCGTTCCGCGACTTCGTCGCGCTCGAATACCGCCGCGAGGGCATGACCCGGGTGGCGGTCGCGCGCCTGCCCGAGGGCGCGGCGGCCGAAGGCGGTGCCGGCGCTGCTGCTGACGACACGCTGCACGAGCTCCCCTTCGAGGAGGAACTGTTCACCGTCGGGCTCCGCGGCAACCCGGAGTGGGAGCAGCCGTACCTCCGTCTGGGATACGGCAGCTTCGTGACCCCGTCGAGCGTCTACGACTACGACGTCCGCACCGGCGAGCTGCACCTCCGGAAGCAGCAGCCCGTGCTCGGCGAGTTCGACCCCGAGCTCTTCGCGCAGCGGCGCGAATGGGCCGTCGCGTCCGACGGGACCAGGATCCCCGTATCGCTCGTCTACCGCCGCGACCTCGTCACCCCGGGCGAGCCGGCCCCGCTCGTGCTCTACGGGTACGGCTCGTACGAGGCGAGCATGGATCCGTCCTTCAGCATCCCGCGCCTCAGCCTCCTCGACCGCGGCGTCGTCTTCGCGATCGCGCACGTCCGCGGCGGCGGCGAGCTCGGGAGGCTCTGGTACGAGCACGGCAAGAAGCTCCACAAGAAGAACACGTTCACCGACTTCGTGGCGGCCGCCCGGCACCTGGTCGACCAGGGCTGGACGAGCCCCGACCGGCTCGCCGCTCAGGGCGGGAGTGCCGGCGGGCTGCTCATGGGCGCCGTGGCGAATCTCGCTCCGCGGACCTTCGCGGGCGTGCTGGCCGAGGTGCCGTTCGTCGATCCGCTGACGAGCATCCTCGACCCGAGCCTGCCCCTCACGGTGATCGAGTGGGACGAATGGGGCGACCCGCTGCACGACGAGGACGTGTACTTCTACATGAAGTCGTACTCGCCCCTCGAGAACGTGCACCCGCACCCGTATCCGCGGATCCTCGCGATCACGAGCCTCAACGACACGCGCGTGCTCTACGTCGAACCGGCGAAGTGGGTCGCCAAGCTGCGGGACGTCGCTCAGGCCGACGCGCTCCTGAAGATCGAGATGGCGGCCGGTCACGGCGGCGTCTCGGGCCGGTACGCCGCGTGGCGCGAGCGGGCCTTCGCGCTCGCGTGGCTGCTCGACGTGGTGGGGGCGCACCCCTCGGGCGAGTAG